A region from the Leptospirillum ferriphilum ML-04 genome encodes:
- a CDS encoding tRNA(Ile)-lysidine synthetase, with protein MKCRVCREKAVIDLPRHNASFCPACFDSYLMDQVWKAIDEFEMFGKNDRILVAVSGGKDSLALWDILNRLGYQTTGFHLDLGIGGYSGESLEKTRAFALRYGLTLHVESLVQEVGASVANIAELTNRPPCSACGVSKRHLFNRAAQKLECQVVATGHNLDDEASRLLGNILHWQDGYLEKQNPALPDEGGLVRKVKPLNRLTEKEMAAYAFLKGINYVVHECPMSVNAKQLFYKKIMNQVEQESPGTKQAFYFGFLDRRSRFYPEKAEEAPAHLCRECQTPSYTEVCTFCRIRLKVARSEQNQDTTA; from the coding sequence ATGAAGTGCCGCGTCTGCCGCGAAAAGGCCGTCATCGACCTCCCCCGTCACAATGCCTCCTTTTGTCCCGCCTGCTTCGACTCGTATTTGATGGACCAGGTCTGGAAAGCCATTGACGAATTCGAGATGTTCGGCAAAAACGACCGGATTCTGGTTGCTGTTTCCGGAGGGAAGGATTCTCTTGCACTCTGGGATATCCTGAACCGGCTCGGATACCAGACAACCGGGTTTCATCTGGACCTTGGAATCGGGGGGTACTCCGGAGAATCCCTCGAAAAAACGCGTGCGTTCGCTCTCCGTTACGGGCTGACCCTGCATGTTGAATCCCTGGTACAGGAGGTCGGCGCTTCTGTCGCCAACATTGCAGAACTGACGAATCGCCCTCCCTGTTCCGCGTGCGGCGTTTCAAAGCGCCATCTCTTTAACCGGGCAGCGCAAAAACTGGAGTGTCAGGTTGTGGCGACCGGTCACAACCTGGACGATGAAGCGTCCCGTTTGCTTGGGAACATTCTCCACTGGCAGGACGGATATCTCGAAAAACAAAATCCCGCCTTGCCGGATGAAGGGGGGCTTGTCCGGAAAGTCAAACCCCTGAACCGCCTGACAGAAAAAGAAATGGCGGCTTACGCCTTCCTGAAGGGCATCAACTACGTCGTGCATGAATGCCCGATGTCGGTCAATGCCAAACAGCTTTTCTACAAAAAGATCATGAACCAGGTCGAACAGGAATCTCCGGGGACAAAACAGGCTTTCTACTTTGGTTTTCTCGACCGGCGAAGCCGTTTCTATCCGGAGAAGGCAGAAGAAGCTCCCGCCCACCTCTGCCGGGAATGCCAGACCCCTTCCTACACGGAAGTCTGTACTTTCTGTCGCATCCGTCTCAAGGTCGCCCGTTCGGAACAGAACCAGGACACCACAGCCTGA
- a CDS encoding DUF721 domain-containing protein, with protein MAFTDLGSMTRTLALQWASKDDLFLAALRRDWKRCFPGPVSDHSRPWSYSRNILVIAVDSPLHRKEFSFLEPQFRQAIQRLFPEAPEMTIRFRVQRTRSEKEFGPRRVPIPLSGNRLEKIEEKARKIAENISDPNRREAAYRFALVCLIRGEALGFPRESSSP; from the coding sequence TTGGCATTTACCGATCTGGGATCCATGACCCGAACGCTGGCGCTTCAATGGGCGTCCAAAGACGATCTATTCCTCGCCGCCCTGAGAAGAGACTGGAAACGATGTTTTCCGGGTCCGGTTTCTGACCACTCCCGCCCTTGGTCCTATAGCAGGAACATTCTGGTCATTGCCGTGGACAGCCCCCTCCACCGAAAGGAATTTTCCTTCCTGGAACCCCAGTTTCGCCAGGCAATCCAGCGCCTGTTTCCGGAAGCTCCGGAGATGACAATCCGTTTTCGCGTCCAGAGAACCCGATCCGAAAAAGAATTCGGACCCCGCCGGGTCCCGATCCCTCTCTCCGGGAACCGTCTGGAAAAAATTGAAGAAAAAGCCCGCAAGATCGCCGAAAACATTTCCGACCCGAATCGACGGGAGGCCGCCTACCGCTTCGCTCTTGTGTGCCTCATAAGAGGAGAGGCCCTGGGTTTTCCCCGAGAATCGTCTTCTCCCTGA